One region of Salvelinus sp. IW2-2015 linkage group LG1, ASM291031v2, whole genome shotgun sequence genomic DNA includes:
- the tmem74b gene encoding transmembrane protein 74B, protein MESLNAVELCELGDGDKPAACEVTTTPRKATQSRPRTVASTGIENTSYQDEEHETRFSHQGADSSSVHRSTSNDRGYQSQPQPFQRDELSHRSEGHETDFKNHSLDYGFIFAMVFLVSGIVLVVIAYTIPREAKVNPDLVSARQMEKLEMYYTQLGSHLDKCIIAGLGLLTLGGMLLSILLMVSICKGELYHRRTFFQPRKTYGSIHLQMRQFGKVEESLFECELSHTGTTALATRPTDGSQVHSGTQQE, encoded by the coding sequence ATGGAGTCTTTGAATGCCGTAGAGCTCTGTGAATTGGGGGATGGCGACAAGCCCGCTGCCTGCGAGGTCACTACAACTCCTCGAAAAGCTACCCAGTCAAGACCTCGGACAGTAGCTAGCACTGGAATCGAGAACACGTCATATCAGGACGAGGAGCACGAGACGAGGTTCAGTCACCAGGGAGCAGACAGCTCGAGTGTTCATCGGTCCACGTCTAATGACAGGGGCTATCAGTCACAACCCCAGCCTTTCCAGCGAGATGAGCTGTCACACCGCTCTGAGGGACATGAGACTGACTTTAAAAACCATTCACTCGACTACGGGTTCATATTTGCCATGGTGTTCTTGGTGAGTGGAATTGTACTGGTGGTCATTGCCTACACCATTCCCCGAGAGGCTAAGGTCAACCCAGATCTGGTGTCAGCCCGTCAGATGGAGAAACTGGAGATGTACTACACACAACTGGGCTCGCACCTCGACAAGTGTATCATAGCAGGCCTGGGACTGTTAACTCTAGGGGGAATGCTCTTGTCCATCTTGCTAATGGTGTCCATATGCAAAGGTGAGCTGTACCACcggaggacatttttccaacCCAGGAAAACATACGGGTCGATTCACCTCCAGATGAGACAGTTTGGCAAGGTGGAAGAATCTCTGTTTGAATGTGAACTTAGCCACACTGGCACCACAGCTCTAGCCACTAGGCCTACAGATGGATCACAGGTGCATAGTGGCACCCAACAGGAGTAG